In Tissierellales bacterium, a genomic segment contains:
- a CDS encoding phosphoglycerate dehydrogenase, whose product MKILFTLKHKNPNYFDKVKELGYEVHFIDERNFTLNDEAKDCDILVCYDPFNDLDLSSLPNLKWLQLSSVGIDQAPLQYLEKNSIILTHNKGGYSIPMGEWIVLKILEHLKKTKTLIENQNNHKWHMDFSLQELLGKTVGFIGTGTIAQEAAKRLVGFEANLIGLNTSGKETTYIKNCYPLKDKSKFLSMCDFVVLTLPATNSTKDFLSLKDFETMKDTSFLINISRGQNLNETDLIKALNSNMISGAALDVFVEEPLPESSPLWDMESVFISSHNSWISNQIFDRRFDLVYENLKRYASKEKLLHVIDFKKGY is encoded by the coding sequence ATGAAAATTTTATTTACTTTGAAACATAAAAATCCCAACTACTTTGACAAAGTCAAAGAGTTGGGATATGAAGTACATTTTATAGATGAGAGAAATTTTACTCTAAATGATGAGGCCAAAGATTGTGACATATTGGTATGTTATGATCCATTTAATGATCTTGACTTATCATCACTTCCAAATCTAAAATGGCTACAATTATCAAGTGTAGGTATCGATCAAGCACCTTTACAATATCTTGAAAAGAATTCTATAATTCTAACGCATAATAAGGGTGGTTATAGTATCCCTATGGGTGAATGGATTGTTCTAAAAATACTAGAGCATTTGAAAAAAACTAAAACTCTAATAGAAAATCAAAATAATCACAAATGGCATATGGATTTTTCACTCCAAGAACTTTTAGGTAAAACTGTAGGTTTTATAGGTACTGGAACTATAGCACAGGAAGCAGCAAAAAGATTGGTAGGCTTTGAAGCTAATTTGATCGGATTAAATACTAGTGGTAAAGAAACAACCTATATCAAAAACTGCTATCCACTAAAAGATAAGTCGAAATTTTTAAGTATGTGTGACTTTGTTGTACTTACATTGCCTGCTACAAATAGCACTAAGGATTTTCTATCGCTTAAAGACTTTGAGACTATGAAAGACACATCATTTTTGATAAATATATCTCGTGGTCAAAACTTAAACGAAACAGATTTGATAAAAGCTTTAAATAGCAATATGATTTCTGGAGCTGCGTTAGATGTGTTTGTTGAAGAGCCATTACCTGAATCAAGTCCTCTTTGGGATATGGAGTCGGTATTTATAAGTTCTCATAATAGCTGGATTTCAAATCAAATATTTGATCGAAGATTTGATTTAGTTTATGAAAATTTGAAAAGATACGCATCAAAAGAGAAATTACTTCATGTAATTGATTTCAAAAAAGGATATTAA